A genomic window from Papaver somniferum cultivar HN1 unplaced genomic scaffold, ASM357369v1 unplaced-scaffold_15, whole genome shotgun sequence includes:
- the LOC113335775 gene encoding probable aminotransferase TAT2, which produces MENGKKWGFSANNEIDSASGVTVRGVLNTLMNSINLEDKRQPIPLGYGDPSASPCFRTTKIAEDAIVDSLRSAKFNGYSSTVGILPARRSIADYLSRDLPYKLSPEDVFLTIGCAQAIEIAMMVFARPGANILLPRPGYPYYEACAGFRKLEYRHFDLLPDKGWEVDLEAVEALADENTVGMVIINPGNPCGSVYSYGHLKKVAETAKKLGILVIADEVYGHLTFGSNPFVPMGVFGSTAPVLTLGSISKRWIVPGWRIGWLVASDPNGVLKETKVLDSIISCLNISGDPATFIQAAIPQIIEKTTDDFFNNVISILRKSAEFVHDQIKDVFCLTCPHKPEGSMFVMVKLNSNLLEDVNDDTEFCLKLAKEESLIILPGTAVGLKNWLRITFAIEPTSLQDGLLRLKAFCQRHAKK; this is translated from the exons atggaaaacGGTAAGAAATGGGGTTTCAGTGCAAATAATGAGATTGATTCAGCTTCTGGTGTTACAGTTAGAGGGGTTCTAAACACTTTGATGAATTCTATAAACCTTGAAGATAAAAGACAGCCTATTCCTCTTGGTTATGGTGATCCTTCGGCTTCTCCATGTTTCAGAACAACTAAAATAGCTGAAGATGCTATCGTTGATTCGCTTCGTTCAGCCAAGTTTAATGGTTATTCATCCACTGTTGGTATTCTTCCTGCCAGAAG GTCTATAGCAGATTATCTATCTCGTGATCTTCCATATAAGCTATCACCTGAGGATGTTTTCCTCACAATTGGTTGTGCACAAGCGATCGAGATTGCAATGATGGTATTCGCTCGACCTGGTGCTAATATATTGCTACCTAGACCAGGGTATCCGTATTATGAGGCCTGTGCTGGTTTTAGGAAGCTGGAGTATCGACATTTTGATCTTTTACCAGACAAAGGTTGGGAGGTCGACCTTGAAGCTGTAGAAGCTCTTGCTGATGAGAATACCGTTGGAATGGTTATAATCAACCCAGGAAACCCTTGTGGAAGTGTCTACTCATATGGGCATTTAAAGAAG GTTGCTGAGACTGCCAAGAAACTCGGAATTCTTGTGATAGCGGATGAAGTTTATGGTCATCTCACATTTGGAAGTAATCCATTTGTGCCAATGGGAGTTTTTGGGTCAACAGCTCCTGTCCTTACACTTGGGTCTATATCAAAGAGATGGATAGTACCTGGTTGGCGAATTGGTTGGCTTGTTGCCAGTGATCCCAATGGCGTTCTAAAAGAAACAAAG GTTCTAGATTCAATTATAAGCTGCCTAAATATCTCTGGAGACCCTGCAACTTTTATCCAG GCTGCCATTCCTCAAATTATTGAAAAAACAACGGACGACTTCTTCAACAATGTTATTAGTATCTTGAGGAAATCGGCTGAATTTGTGCATGATCAAATTAAGGATGTCTTCTGCCTTACTTGCCCCCACAAACCAGAAGGATCCATGTTCGTGATG GTGAAGCTCAATTCAAATCTTTTGGAAGACGTCAACGATGATACGGAGTTCTGTCTCAAATTAGCTAAAGAGGAATCCCTCATTATTCTTCCAG GAACTGCGGTTGGACTGAAAAATTGGCTGCGCATAACTTTTGCTATTGAACCAACTTCTCTGCAAGATGGACTTCTGAGGTTAAAAGCTTTCTGCCAGCGACATGCCAAGAAATAA
- the LOC113335519 gene encoding tryptophan aminotransferase-related protein 3-like → MKKYPWLWVWLCFSVILNLLLASYVLVSDEDKQHELSWTRKAAKEAEDVASVFCSGHGRAFLDGEILSSTTNHLEGVTEGIDNDNNPPLPSCECNSCYYGSDCSQFSADCPANADSGDPLFLEPFWVKHAESSAVMVSGWHRMSYKFGYENGTFISKELERHIQKLHAMVGNANSTGKFMVFGAGSTQLLNAAIYALSPQDPPSPTRIVGSIPFFPVYKSQTEFYNSKNFEWEGDTSMWKKKSFPPSVNFIEFVTSPNNPDGKLKDPVLQGPSVKTINDHAYYWPHYTAIPAPANEDLVIFTLSKLTGHGSSRFGWALIKDQVVYEKFLNYMLLNSMGVSRDTQLRALKLLKVLLRDGKEFFEFGHRTTRTRWESLNKVISASKRFSLQKLIPGYSTYFQNMTAPSPAYAWIKCEKEEDNNCYQALLRDGGIIGRSGSFFSAENRYVRLSLIKSQDDFDWLLKRMNALVSQELVHEQYNVKMA, encoded by the exons ATGAAGAAATACCCCTGGCTTTGGGTTTGGTTATGCTTCTCAGTGATTCTTAACCTGTTACTTGCGAGTTATGTGCTTGTTAGTGATGAAGATAAGCAACACGAGTTGAGTTGGACAAGAAAAGCAGCTAAAGAGGCTGAAGATGTAGCTTCAGTTTTTTGTTCTGGCCATGGCCGTGCTTTTTTAGATGGTGAAATATTATCAAGTACTACTAATCATTTGGAAGGAGTAACCGAAGGAATTGACAATGACAATAATCCGCCGCTTCCAAGCTGTGAGTGCAACTCTTGCTATTATGGCTCTGATTGCTCACAATTCTCCGCTGATTGTCCAGCTAATGCTGATAG TGGAGATCCATTATTTTTGGAGCCATTTTGGGTGAAACATGCTGAAAGTAGTGCGGTCATGGTATCTGGGTGGCACCGCATGTCTTACAAATTTGGATACGAGAATGGTACTTTCATTTCAAAGGAGCTCGAAAGACATATTCAAAAATTGCATGCAATGGTTGGAAACGCAAATAGCACGGGGaagttcatggtttttggtgcTGGATCCACGCAACTGCTCAATGCAGCAATTTATGCACTTTCCCCTCAGGATCCACCCTCACCCACCAGGATTGTTGGATCAATCCCCTTTTTCCCG GTCTACAAGTCCCAAACAGAATTCTACAACTCTAAGAACTTCGAATGGGAAGGTGATACATCAATGTGGAAGAAAAAATCGTTCCCGCCGTCTGTGAATTTCATCGAATTTGTTACTTCTCCAAACAATCCAGATGGTAAACTGAAGGATCCAGTTCTTCAAGGCCCATCTGTTAAAACAATTAATGATCACGCTTATTATTGGCCTCATTATACTGCTATCCCAGCTCCTGCAAACGAAGACCTGGTGATCTTTACACTGTCTAAGCTAACTGGTCACGGGAGCAGCAGATTCGG GTGGGCATTAATAAAGGATCAAGTCGTGTACGAAAAATTCCTGAACTACATGCTCTTGAACAGTATGGGTGTTTCTCGTGATACCCAATTGAGAGCTTTGAAGCTTCTGAAAGTACTACTCAGAGACGGGAAAGAGTTCTTTGAGTTCGGACATAGAACAACAAGGACTCGATGGGAAAGCTTAAACAAAGTCATATCTGCATCGAAACGGTTCTCCCTTCAGAAACTCATTCCTGGATATTCCACATATTTCCAAAATATGACGGCTCCTTCTCCAG CTTATGCATGGATCAAGTGTGAGAAAGAAGAGGATAACAATTGCTACCAAGCACTGCTCAGAGACGGTGGTATAATTGGTAGAAGCGGAAGCTTTTTCAGTGCTGAAAATCGTTATGTACGTCTAAGCCTTATCAAGAGTCAAGATGACTTTGATTGGCTACTTAAACGCATGAACGCCCTGGTGTCTCAAGAACTAGTACACGAACAATACAACGTTAAAATGGCATAA